One genomic segment of Paenibacillus durus includes these proteins:
- the comX gene encoding competence pheromone ComX: MLKEIIQSLMKDPAAAHRLKNGQYELVGISEVERRALLEALDDKNRVAKAGELGAWDTVKAAAAL, from the coding sequence ATGTTAAAGGAAATCATTCAAAGCTTGATGAAAGATCCCGCAGCAGCCCATCGTTTAAAGAACGGCCAGTATGAACTTGTTGGAATCAGCGAAGTTGAGCGAAGAGCGCTGCTGGAAGCGCTGGATGACAAGAACCGGGTTGCCAAAGCCGGGGAACTGGGAGCCTGGGACACCGTCAAAGCGGCAGCAGCACTATAA
- a CDS encoding lactonase family protein, giving the protein MKRSDEVLFYIGTYSPEEQPSIYFCGLNTGNGEMRIIQQTSGIENPSYITLNRAGNVLYAVSEKEAGEVSAYSVDPGTNKLSMLGARRTEGGAPCYVSISPEGDYVFVSNYSGGNVNAFPVNEDGSLGEMSSQVLHAGKGFREDRQEAPHPHSVISDASGKRVLVCDLGLDRIMLYRHEDGKLTRYGEVVLPDGSGPRHLAFHPSGKWLYCVNELNCTVSVLGAGEPSGNLEVRQHLSTLPEQYGAGSDDTAADIHTSPCGRFLYVSNRGHDSIALFHVDKGTGLLKAMDWQSTGGHTPRNFAIAGGMLLAANQNSGNITSFTIDSENGRLIPTGNELEVPKPVCIAILS; this is encoded by the coding sequence ATGAAACGCTCAGATGAAGTATTGTTTTATATCGGAACGTACAGTCCCGAAGAGCAGCCGTCCATTTATTTTTGCGGATTGAATACAGGAAATGGAGAGATGAGAATCATTCAACAAACCTCGGGAATCGAGAATCCATCCTACATAACGCTGAACCGTGCAGGGAATGTGCTGTATGCCGTCAGCGAGAAGGAAGCCGGGGAGGTCAGCGCTTATTCCGTCGATCCCGGGACAAATAAGCTGTCCATGCTGGGCGCGCGGCGGACAGAGGGAGGAGCCCCCTGCTACGTTTCTATCTCTCCGGAGGGGGACTATGTATTTGTCTCCAACTATTCGGGAGGCAATGTCAATGCTTTCCCGGTTAATGAAGACGGCTCGCTCGGGGAGATGTCCTCCCAGGTCCTTCATGCCGGCAAGGGCTTTCGCGAAGACCGGCAGGAAGCGCCGCATCCGCATTCCGTAATCTCAGACGCAAGCGGGAAGCGGGTACTGGTATGCGATCTCGGCCTCGACCGGATTATGCTCTACCGTCACGAAGACGGCAAGCTCACCCGGTATGGCGAAGTGGTGCTGCCTGACGGCTCGGGACCGCGCCATTTGGCATTCCATCCGAGCGGAAAGTGGCTGTACTGCGTCAACGAACTGAATTGTACGGTATCGGTCCTTGGGGCGGGAGAGCCATCCGGGAATCTTGAAGTCCGGCAGCATCTGTCCACACTGCCGGAGCAGTACGGCGCGGGAAGCGACGATACGGCGGCCGATATTCACACCTCCCCTTGCGGCCGGTTCCTGTATGTATCCAACCGCGGGCATGACAGCATCGCCCTGTTCCACGTTGATAAAGGAACCGGCTTGCTGAAGGCGATGGATTGGCAGAGCACCGGCGGCCATACGCCGCGCAACTTCGCCATTGCCGGAGGAATGCTGCTTGCCGCCAATCAGAACAGCGGCAATATTACGTCGTTTACGATCGACAGCGAGAACGGCAGGCTGATTCCAACGGGCAATGAACTGGAAGTGCCGAAGCCGGTCTGTATTGCCATTCTGAGTTGA
- a CDS encoding alpha/beta hydrolase — protein MDLELGQPPVPERPGRYRRIAEILVNRIRETYRYDTRIWRLGIAGPWLVSFAACSALMLGIPTGLGRPADLMLAAGFGTAMLAAAGHLTAVLLALASLRLPRLFTGCLAGSAGIVMVILYSADLTAEASAAVAAAAAALGALAGIAIGLLGRGKIVPGLLIMAALLSLPFIPAGGLQLQQGGAPDKAADSPPANSAAAAGSLTAANPGMPGGYAYRSFTYGSGSDRRRAEYGSGAAVRSSSVNASSYMKKWSALRTLFWGFDPESLPLNGRVWMPEGDGPFPLVLIVHGNHMMEDFSDGGYAYLGELLASRGFIAISLDENFLNYSAWSGIPEGDYKLRAWIILKHLEQLASFSYAPDNPFYGKIDFAKTALIGHSRGGQAAAMAADAQRWFKDDPVLKPASRFHISAVAAMAPTDQTVDGRLAQLHDVSYMALHGARDGDVHDFYGDRQYIRSFYSAYTDAFKTSLYIGGANHSQFNSDWGLLDLPPPAGLFLNRSGIMKEEEQRQIAKVYISAFLEQALHGSSEYTGLFRDYRSGLQWLPASTAYFNRYQDGGFRIIAGYEEDRNRATPETGGLITASGVSWTEEMAKDREGGGKGTYGALLERRAGEAGEAFYRIALGNGPAADAALYGADGLSFSMANLGAGSVSGLPPQIEVELADRLGVKARLPLSAVMTPLPLPQTRFARIPWLEQRISGGKYGDLTEAVFQTYELSFDLFHKQNPSFDPAHAAQITFYLLGDGDAVMLDDIGFYSGGSHPSPIQTALIR, from the coding sequence ATGGACCTGGAACTGGGACAGCCGCCCGTGCCGGAAAGACCCGGGCGGTACAGGCGCATTGCGGAAATTTTGGTCAACCGAATCCGCGAAACATACCGCTATGATACCCGTATATGGCGCTTGGGGATTGCCGGGCCGTGGTTAGTAAGCTTTGCGGCTTGTTCAGCCCTCATGCTGGGGATTCCCACCGGCCTCGGAAGGCCGGCGGATCTGATGCTGGCCGCGGGATTTGGAACGGCCATGCTGGCTGCGGCGGGCCATCTGACAGCTGTGCTGCTCGCACTGGCATCTTTACGTCTCCCGCGGCTGTTCACGGGATGTCTAGCCGGCAGCGCCGGAATTGTCATGGTTATTCTCTATAGCGCTGATCTTACCGCTGAAGCTTCCGCCGCTGTCGCCGCAGCAGCCGCCGCGCTCGGAGCGCTTGCAGGCATTGCCATCGGACTCCTGGGGAGAGGCAAAATCGTTCCCGGTCTGCTGATCATGGCAGCGCTGCTGTCCCTTCCGTTCATTCCGGCAGGCGGATTGCAGCTTCAACAGGGAGGCGCTCCTGACAAGGCAGCGGATTCACCCCCGGCAAATAGCGCCGCTGCCGCTGGCTCTCTGACCGCGGCCAATCCGGGAATGCCGGGCGGATATGCATACCGGAGCTTCACCTATGGCAGCGGAAGCGACCGGCGCCGGGCCGAATACGGGAGCGGGGCGGCTGTCCGCTCCTCTTCCGTGAACGCTTCTTCCTATATGAAGAAATGGTCTGCGCTCCGCACACTGTTCTGGGGCTTCGACCCGGAATCGCTGCCGCTGAACGGACGGGTATGGATGCCGGAGGGAGACGGTCCTTTTCCGCTTGTGCTTATCGTACACGGCAACCATATGATGGAGGATTTTTCGGACGGAGGTTACGCTTATCTCGGTGAACTGCTTGCGAGCCGCGGGTTCATCGCCATCTCCCTGGATGAGAATTTCCTGAATTATTCGGCCTGGTCAGGCATTCCGGAGGGCGACTACAAGCTGCGCGCCTGGATCATTCTGAAGCATTTGGAGCAGCTCGCTTCCTTTTCGTATGCACCGGATAATCCTTTTTACGGCAAGATCGATTTTGCAAAAACAGCCCTGATCGGGCACAGCCGCGGCGGGCAGGCGGCCGCCATGGCGGCGGACGCGCAGCGCTGGTTTAAGGACGATCCCGTCCTTAAGCCTGCCAGCAGATTCCATATTTCGGCGGTGGCCGCGATGGCTCCCACCGACCAGACGGTCGACGGCCGGTTGGCCCAGCTTCATGATGTAAGCTATATGGCCCTCCATGGCGCGCGGGACGGTGATGTGCATGATTTCTACGGAGACCGGCAGTATATTCGCTCATTCTATTCTGCTTACACGGACGCCTTCAAGACCTCGCTGTATATCGGCGGCGCGAATCACAGCCAGTTCAACAGCGACTGGGGCCTCCTTGATCTTCCGCCGCCGGCCGGGCTGTTCCTAAACCGCAGCGGCATAATGAAAGAGGAGGAGCAGCGGCAAATTGCCAAAGTGTACATTTCGGCCTTTCTGGAACAGGCGCTGCATGGCAGCAGCGAGTATACCGGCCTGTTCCGGGATTACCGGAGCGGCCTGCAGTGGCTGCCCGCTTCGACGGCTTATTTCAACCGCTATCAGGACGGCGGATTCAGGATCATAGCGGGCTACGAAGAGGATCGGAACAGGGCGACGCCAGAAACCGGCGGCTTAATTACAGCTTCAGGAGTAAGCTGGACCGAGGAAATGGCCAAAGACCGGGAGGGAGGAGGCAAAGGGACATACGGAGCGTTGCTGGAACGCAGAGCCGGCGAAGCGGGGGAAGCATTCTACCGCATTGCGCTGGGGAACGGACCGGCTGCCGATGCCGCGCTCTACGGAGCGGACGGCCTGTCCTTCTCCATGGCCAACCTTGGTGCCGGTTCAGTCTCCGGCCTGCCGCCGCAAATAGAGGTTGAGCTGGCCGATCGCCTCGGCGTCAAGGCGCGTCTGCCGCTCTCGGCGGTCATGACGCCCCTGCCGCTGCCGCAGACGCGCTTCGCCCGGATACCCTGGCTGGAGCAGCGCATCAGCGGAGGCAAGTACGGCGATCTTACCGAAGCGGTCTTTCAGACCTATGAGCTTTCATTCGATCTGTTCCATAAGCAGAATCCTTCCTTCGATCCGGCGCATGCGGCGCAGATTACCTTCTATCTTCTCGGCGATGGAGACGCCGTCATGCTTGATGATATCGGCTTTTATTCCGGCGGGTCGCATCCTTCTCCTATACAAACAGCCTTAATCCGTTGA
- a CDS encoding polyprenyl synthetase family protein: MEDIAESVGKEIKEGVRTYFALPHLYEQAVACIDEKLRGNLPFANLTVLHYRAFGGAGPSIFRAAGAVELMILSADIVDDLQDKDNSLTAWSRMSPEIALNIAFGLTFISGQMLLTCEFPLERIHGAVQFMNTQTLAAINGQTADLLNDIRTEEDYLRMIKQKSAAFVVAACMIGTFLATGEWNSQVRDYAEELGIADQIKNDIRDLLDWERGDFKNRKKTLSTLYLLQFIAEEDKWIADYFEGRLRMEEISHRREEFERAVERTGTFLYTSVRMRMHCYNYLQIVDKLDIDAHWKNRITALAE; the protein is encoded by the coding sequence ATGGAGGATATTGCGGAATCAGTGGGTAAGGAAATCAAGGAAGGCGTGCGGACTTATTTCGCTTTGCCGCACTTGTACGAGCAAGCGGTTGCCTGTATAGATGAGAAGCTGAGAGGGAATCTGCCGTTCGCTAATCTTACGGTGCTTCACTACCGGGCTTTTGGAGGAGCGGGTCCTTCCATATTTCGGGCTGCCGGAGCGGTTGAGCTCATGATTCTAAGCGCGGATATTGTCGACGACCTTCAGGATAAGGACAACAGCTTGACGGCATGGAGCCGGATGAGCCCCGAAATTGCGCTTAACATTGCCTTTGGGCTCACGTTCATTTCCGGGCAGATGCTGCTTACCTGCGAATTCCCCTTGGAACGGATTCACGGGGCTGTACAATTTATGAACACCCAGACCCTCGCGGCTATTAACGGGCAAACGGCGGATCTGCTGAACGATATTAGGACCGAGGAGGATTACCTCCGCATGATCAAGCAAAAGTCGGCTGCATTCGTGGTCGCCGCCTGCATGATCGGCACGTTCCTGGCTACCGGCGAGTGGAACAGTCAAGTAAGAGACTATGCCGAAGAACTCGGAATCGCCGATCAGATCAAGAACGACATCCGCGATCTGCTGGATTGGGAAAGGGGGGATTTCAAGAACCGTAAAAAAACGCTGTCCACGCTGTATCTACTTCAGTTTATCGCCGAGGAGGATAAATGGATCGCCGATTACTTTGAAGGACGCCTCCGGATGGAGGAGATCAGCCACCGCAGGGAGGAATTCGAACGAGCCGTCGAACGGACGGGAACCTTTCTCTATACCTCTGTACGGATGAGAATGCATTGCTATAATTACTTGCAGATCGTAGACAAGCTGGATATCGACGCTCACTGGAAGAACCGTATCACCGCCTTGGCCGAATAG